In Podospora pseudopauciseta strain CBS 411.78 chromosome 3, whole genome shotgun sequence, one genomic interval encodes:
- the PAK5 gene encoding Serine/threonine-protein kinase PAK 5 (COG:T; EggNog:ENOG503NZCA) gives MGKPTQARYRSPHAPNCNAISRGCICARLSLPPYTLQDLIGKGLILESLQSSRLDFHQREQAGSHQNHQHPPRRSEHAPASPRRDLWRKVQLCDFGVAGLVKERADKRKTVTGTLRWMAPELFDKTVEYDKVHRGTGISLGLKQPALPVFCRVLSQASKSERPKEETESRCFPLPVQKPFLAV, from the exons ATGGGAAAGCCGACTCAAGCCAGGTACCG cagcccGCATGCGCCAAATTGCAATGCCATTTCTAGAGGCTGTATCTGTGCCCGACTGAGCCTACCACCTTACACCCTGCAGGATCTGATCGGAAAGGGGCTCATTCTGGAGAGTCTACAAAGCAGCCGGCTCGACTTCCACCAACGGGAACAAGCTGGTAGCCATCAaaatcatcaacatccaccgCGCAGATCTGAACATGCGCCAGCATCACCCCGACGGGACCTTTGGCGCAAAGTGCAGCTGTGCGATTTTGGAGTTGCGGGCTTGGTCAAGGAGCGAGCTGACAAGAGGAAGACGGTGACTGGGACGCTTCGGTGGATGGCACCTGAGCTGTTTGACAAGACGGTGGAGTATGACAAAGTTCACAGAGGCACAGGTATATCCTTGGGACTGAAACAGCCAGCCCTACCAGTGTTCTGTCGGGTCTTGTCGCAAGCTTCCAAGAGTGAGAGGCCCAAGGAGGAGACCGAAAGTCGCTGCTTTCCTCTGCCAGTGCAGAAGCCTTTCTTGGCTGTCTAG
- a CDS encoding hypothetical protein (COG:G; EggNog:ENOG503NY5X) — translation MGFHVPDFLRPSRATHHADELQVGREGLEPLLASSLSNEPCLPRFSESSEGIMRDIDRDANAVVTAAENRAVRRKIDLIILPLLIWVYFLQILDKTVLGFSAIFGLPEDLDLRGNQYSLVGAIAPIAQLVIQPVSSWLIVRVPHRVLMPALVLGWGLAQTATPFCRDFAQLMTARFFLGVFEGGCLPLFSVITGHWYTRGEQPLRVAAWYGTNGLGTVFAALLSFGLGRVGEGHGGLRGWQWIFLSTGILTVITVPFVYLRLDNDIHSARFLTESQKIGALERVRGNQTGSSSTKENWKWKQIREVLLDIKTWLFLGMALGNNLGAQVTVTFGPLILSGLGYDKYTTTLLNIPFGVMQYLVIMFTAWGAVRLRLKAPTLCAMILIILAGLTTLYTLPRSQNQTGGLLAGFYCLAFIFGCNTLVVSWILANTAG, via the exons ATGGGGTTTCATGTTCCCGATTTCCTTCGACCATCGCGGGCCACGCATCATGCAGATGAGCTTCAAGTTGGACGCGAAGGGCTCGAACCCCTGCTGGCTTCTTCACTCTCCAACGAGCCTTGTTTACCTCGTTTCAGTGAAAGCAGCGAAGGGATAATGAGAGATATCGACCGTGATGCGAATGCCGTGGTGACAGCTGCCGAG AACCGCGCCGTCCGCCGCAAAATagacctcatcatcctcccccttctcatctgGGTGTATTTCCTCCAAATTCTCGACAAGACAGTCTTGGGCTTCAGCGCCATCTTTGGCCTGCCCGAGGACCTTGACCTGCGCGGTAACCAGTACTCTCTCGTTGGCGCCATCGCTCCGATTGCCCAGCTGGTCATCCAGCCTGTCTCCTCATGGCTTATCGTAAGGGTGCCGCACCGGGTGCTGATGCCAGCCTTGGTTTTGGGATGGGGTCTGGCGCAGACTGCCACTCCGTTTTGCAGGGACTTTGCCCAGCTCATGACTGCGAGGTTCTTTTTGGGggtgtttgagggggggtgtttaCCGCTGTTTAGTGTTATTACTGGGCATTGGTACACGAGGGGGGAGCAGCCTTTGAGAGTGGCGGCTTGGTATGGGACCAATGGGTTGGGGACCGTGTTTGCAGCTTTGTTGTCGTTCGGACTGGGGAGGGTCGGGGAGGGACATGGTGGACTTAGAGGGTGGCAATG GATCTTCTTGTCCACCGGAATACTCACAGTCATTACCGTCCCCTTTGTTTACCTCAGACTGGACAACGACATTCACTCTGCTCGGTTCCTAACCGAGTCTCAAAAGATTGGGGCGCTGGAAAGAGTAAGAGGCAACCAAACAggctcatcctccacaaaaGAAAACTGGAAATGGAAGCAAATACGAGAAGTCTTGTTAGACATCAAAACTTGGTTATTCTTGGGAATGGCACTGGGAAACAACCTCGGGGCTCAGGTCACCGTCACGTTTGgtcccctcatcctctccggGCTTGGCTACGATAAATACACCACCACTCTCCTCAACATCCCATTTGGCGTCATGCAATATCTCGTCATCATGTTCACGGCCTGGGGGGCAGTAAGGCTGAGACTTAAAGCCCCGACCTTGTGCGCCAtgatcctcatcatcctggCTGGGCTGACGACTCTGTACACTCTTCCTCGCAGTCAGAATCAAACAGGAGGCCTTTTGGCAGGATTCTACTGTCTTGCTTTCATCTTTGGCTGCAACACGCTGGTTGTATCGTGGATACTGGCCAACACAGCAGGTTAG
- a CDS encoding hypothetical protein (COG:S; EggNog:ENOG503PCVX) has translation MKAASILGSVLLAAVSVQGHVVPQARDTPVEDLASEEPSQITSLLEEAKAKVINQVALNERKMRKRGLTPSCTVDKLRFRREYGSLSTSERLAYVNAVKCLQTLPPLTPASVAPGARSRFDDFIVTHIQQTLNIHFSGNFQPWHRWYVYQYEKALREECGYNGSQPYWDWPKYSSAPQDSPLFNGDPYSLGGNGEYIPHEGPVIVPPPGVGGGNIQLPAGLGGGYVTTGPFANMTINLGPVGGLEGVPAGPLGGLGYNPRGLKRDIGPAMNQRYANWTTVLTLLSQPNIDAFRHVSEGVPYTPEIGPHGGMHYNIGGDPGGDLFTSPGDPAFWVHHGQMDRMWAVWQALGSPFSTIRYTDLGSGPYAHQSWANEPPSPLTPLTEVLDMGYAAPSTTIANVMSTTGGEFCYFYL, from the exons ATGAAGGCCGCCAGCATTCTCGGATCTGTCCTCCTGGCAGCTGTCTCCGTTCAGGGGCATGTCGTCCCACAGGCCAGAGACACCCCGGTCGAGGACCTCGCGTCTGAGGAGCCATCGCAGATCACTTCGCTGCTTGAGGAAGCCAAGGCGAAAGTCATCAACCAGGTCGCCCTCAATGAGCGCAAGATGCGCAAGCGCGGGCTTACGCCATCTTGCACAGTTGACAAATTGCGGTTTCGTCGGGAGTA TGGTTCTCTCTCGACCTCTGAGCGTCTCGCCTACGTCAACGCTGTCAAGTGTCTCCAgacccttccccctctcacACCTGCCAGTGTCGCGCCGGGAGCAAGGTCTCGGTTCGATGACTTTATCGTGACCCATATCCAGCAAACCCTCAACATCCACTTCAGCGGCAACTTCCAGCCATGGCATCGGTGGTACGTCTACCAGTACGAGAAGGCCCTCCGTGAGGAGTGCGGCTACAACGGGTCTCAGCCCTACTGGGACTGGCCCAAGTACTCGTCGGCCCCTCAAGACTCCCCCCTCTTTAACGGCGACCCTTACAGTCTCGGTGGCAACGGGGAGTACATCCCTCATGAGGGCCCCGTCATCGTGCCTCCTCCCggcgtcggcggcggcaacatCCAGCTTCCCGCCGGCCTCGGAGGCGGCTATGTCACGACTGGCCCCTTCGCCAACATGACCATCAACTTGGGACCCGTCGGTGGTCTGGAGGGAGTGCCTGCTGGTCCTCTCGGTGGTCTTGGTTACAACCCGCGCGGTCTCAAGAGAGACATCGGCCCGGCTATGAACCAGCGCTACGCCAATTGGACCACcgtcctcaccctcctctctcaGCCCAACATTGATGCCTTCCGCCACGTCTCCGAAGGTGTCCCCTACACCCCCGAGATCGGTCCCCACGGAGGCATGCACTATAACATCGGTGGTGATCCTGGCGGTGatctcttcacctcccctgGTGATCCCGCCTTCTGGGTGCATCACGGCCAGATGGATCGCATGTGGGCCGTGTGGCAGGCCCTGGGCTCTCCCTTCAGCACCATCCGCTACACCGACCTGGGTTCTGGTCCTTATGCCCACCAGAGCTGGGCCAACGagcctccttcccccttgACTCCCCTGACCGAGGTCCTTGACATGGGCTATGCTGCCCCGTCGACCACCATTGCCAACGTCATGTCCACCACTGGCGGGGAGTTCTGCTACTTTTACCTCTAG